A DNA window from Ostrea edulis chromosome 5, xbOstEdul1.1, whole genome shotgun sequence contains the following coding sequences:
- the LOC125650623 gene encoding uncharacterized protein LOC125650623 isoform X3 — MQSEEEADDAIKNLDGFTIKGNRMRVELSTGKSRGGGKGGGRMRGGGRGGGRGGDRGYGPPSRDRYDPYRRPPPYDDYYRYPPREDRRGPPPDRSAGAPAGGYEPPRERYYGYERRPPPPEYDRYERPRTAASDPYYRDRAAIGSRPPPDYYSRSYPDPHGDGPPPPPRAYDDDYSTNGYYDSYKEPPAPPAESLGSGSYYDRFYKKPPPSQAAGRPPPPPGTNQAEPLYF; from the exons ATGCAAAGTGAAGAAGAAGCTGACGATGCAATCAAAAATCTCGATGGCTTTACCATTAAAGGGAACAGAATGCGTGTGGAG CTCTCCACAGGAAAATCGAGAGGTGGTGGAAAGGGAGG TGGACGGATGAGAGGAGGTGGAAGAGGAGGAGGTCGTGGTGGAGACCGTGGATACGGACCCCCCAGTCGTGACAGATACGATCCTTACAGAAGGCCCCCTCCTTATGATGATTACTACAGATACCCCCCAAGGGAGGACCGTAGAGGACCACCCCCAGATAG AAGTGCTGGAGCACCTGCTGGAGG gTATGAGCCTCCCCGGGAGAGATATTACGGTTATGAGAGGCGTCCTCCGCCCCCAGAGTATGACAGATATGAGCGTCCTAGAACAGCAGCTTCAGATCCATACTACAGAGATCGGGCTGCCATTGGCTCCCGTCCTCCTCCAGACTACTACAGCAGAAG TTACCCTGATCCACATGGAGATGGACCTCCACCACCCCCTAGAGCTTATGATGACGACTATTCAACAAATGGTTACTACGATTCTTACAAGGAACCACCAGCACCACCTGCAGAATCTCTTGGATCAGGATCATATTATGACAGATTCTACAAGAAACCGCCACCCAGTCAGGCCGCTGGAAGACCGCCCCCACCCCCAGGGACTAACCAAGCCGAACCTTtatatttctga
- the LOC125650623 gene encoding probable splicing factor, arginine/serine-rich 6 isoform X2, whose amino-acid sequence MPTKIFIGNLGSNCRSEDLRELFEKYGKVTECDVLKNFGFVHMQSEEEADDAIKNLDGFTIKGNRMRVELSTGKSRGGGKGGGRMRGGGRGGGRGGDRGYGPPSRDRYDPYRRPPPYDDYYRYPPREDRRGPPPDRYEPPRERYYGYERRPPPPEYDRYERPRTAASDPYYRDRAAIGSRPPPDYYSRSYPDPHGDGPPPPPRAYDDDYSTNGYYDSYKEPPAPPAESLGSGSYYDRFYKKPPPSQAAGRPPPPPGTNQAEPLYF is encoded by the exons ATGCCGACAAAAATATTTATAGGTAACCTGGGAAGTAACTGCCGTTCAGAAGATCTGCgtgaattatttgaaaaatatggaAAAGTAACAGAATGCGATGTCCTTAAAAATTTTGGTTTTGTG CATATGCAAAGTGAAGAAGAAGCTGACGATGCAATCAAAAATCTCGATGGCTTTACCATTAAAGGGAACAGAATGCGTGTGGAG CTCTCCACAGGAAAATCGAGAGGTGGTGGAAAGGGAGG TGGACGGATGAGAGGAGGTGGAAGAGGAGGAGGTCGTGGTGGAGACCGTGGATACGGACCCCCCAGTCGTGACAGATACGATCCTTACAGAAGGCCCCCTCCTTATGATGATTACTACAGATACCCCCCAAGGGAGGACCGTAGAGGACCACCCCCAGATAG gTATGAGCCTCCCCGGGAGAGATATTACGGTTATGAGAGGCGTCCTCCGCCCCCAGAGTATGACAGATATGAGCGTCCTAGAACAGCAGCTTCAGATCCATACTACAGAGATCGGGCTGCCATTGGCTCCCGTCCTCCTCCAGACTACTACAGCAGAAG TTACCCTGATCCACATGGAGATGGACCTCCACCACCCCCTAGAGCTTATGATGACGACTATTCAACAAATGGTTACTACGATTCTTACAAGGAACCACCAGCACCACCTGCAGAATCTCTTGGATCAGGATCATATTATGACAGATTCTACAAGAAACCGCCACCCAGTCAGGCCGCTGGAAGACCGCCCCCACCCCCAGGGACTAACCAAGCCGAACCTTtatatttctga
- the LOC125650623 gene encoding RNA-binding protein lark-like isoform X1 has protein sequence MPTKIFIGNLGSNCRSEDLRELFEKYGKVTECDVLKNFGFVHMQSEEEADDAIKNLDGFTIKGNRMRVELSTGKSRGGGKGGGRMRGGGRGGGRGGDRGYGPPSRDRYDPYRRPPPYDDYYRYPPREDRRGPPPDRSAGAPAGGYEPPRERYYGYERRPPPPEYDRYERPRTAASDPYYRDRAAIGSRPPPDYYSRSYPDPHGDGPPPPPRAYDDDYSTNGYYDSYKEPPAPPAESLGSGSYYDRFYKKPPPSQAAGRPPPPPGTNQAEPLYF, from the exons ATGCCGACAAAAATATTTATAGGTAACCTGGGAAGTAACTGCCGTTCAGAAGATCTGCgtgaattatttgaaaaatatggaAAAGTAACAGAATGCGATGTCCTTAAAAATTTTGGTTTTGTG CATATGCAAAGTGAAGAAGAAGCTGACGATGCAATCAAAAATCTCGATGGCTTTACCATTAAAGGGAACAGAATGCGTGTGGAG CTCTCCACAGGAAAATCGAGAGGTGGTGGAAAGGGAGG TGGACGGATGAGAGGAGGTGGAAGAGGAGGAGGTCGTGGTGGAGACCGTGGATACGGACCCCCCAGTCGTGACAGATACGATCCTTACAGAAGGCCCCCTCCTTATGATGATTACTACAGATACCCCCCAAGGGAGGACCGTAGAGGACCACCCCCAGATAG AAGTGCTGGAGCACCTGCTGGAGG gTATGAGCCTCCCCGGGAGAGATATTACGGTTATGAGAGGCGTCCTCCGCCCCCAGAGTATGACAGATATGAGCGTCCTAGAACAGCAGCTTCAGATCCATACTACAGAGATCGGGCTGCCATTGGCTCCCGTCCTCCTCCAGACTACTACAGCAGAAG TTACCCTGATCCACATGGAGATGGACCTCCACCACCCCCTAGAGCTTATGATGACGACTATTCAACAAATGGTTACTACGATTCTTACAAGGAACCACCAGCACCACCTGCAGAATCTCTTGGATCAGGATCATATTATGACAGATTCTACAAGAAACCGCCACCCAGTCAGGCCGCTGGAAGACCGCCCCCACCCCCAGGGACTAACCAAGCCGAACCTTtatatttctga